TAAAACCGAAGCGAAACAATCACAGCCGAAAGAATGCTCCCGGCCGAGCGAAAGCGCACTATCGTCCAGTTGGTGACAGAGCGAGACGGCTGTTCAGTGTCGGAGCTGGCCGCGGAACTGGAGTTTTCGAAGGCGACGATACGCCGCGATCTCCGGGACCTCGAGTCACAAGGCCGAATCGAGCGGTCCCACGGCGGCGCAGTGCCGGCATCCTCTGCCGGAACGGAGCGACCGTATGGTCAGCGTGAGGTCGACCACTACGCGGAGAAACAAGCCATCGGCGAGCGAGCCGCACAGGAAGTCCGCGAAGGGCACGTGGTCTGTTTCGATGCGGGCTCGACGACGATGGAAGTCGCTCGCGCGATTCCGGACACTGACTACGTCGCGGCGACGAATATGCCACAGCTCGCCATCGAAATGGCCGAGCGAGATGTCGATGCCAAACTCACCGGTGGGAGCCTCCGACCGCGGACCCGCGCGCTCGTCGGCCCGATGGCCGAGCGCGCTATCGGACGAATGAACTTCGATCTGCTGTTTCTGGGGACGAACGCGCTCGACAGCGCCGCCGGGCTGTCGACGCCCAACGAGGACGAGGCGGCCGTCAAGGAACTGATGGTCGAGCGCGCTCGCCGTGTCGTGCTAGTCGCCGACGCGTCGAAGTTCGGCGACCGGAGCTTCGTCACCTTCGCCGATCTGGATCAGGTCGACCTGCTCGTCAGCGACGCCAGCCCGTCAGGGGCGCTCGCCACGGCACTCGCGGATGCAGACGTAGATATCGAAGAGGTCAGCACATGATTGTCACCGTCACCTACAACCCCGCAGTCGACCAAACGATCCAGTTCGATGAGCAGATGGCTCCCGACCGCGTCATGCGGGCCGACAAAGCGCAATTTGACGCCGGTGGGAAAGGCATCAATGCGGCGCAGTTGTTCACCGCCATGGACCGGCCCTGTGTTGCGACGGGACTGCTAGGTGGGTTCACCGGCTCGTTCATCCGAGATACGCTGGAGGACGACGGCGTCGAGACGGCCTTTGTAGAGGTGGACGGAACGACCCGGCTCAACACCACTGCTATCGCAGCCGCCGAGGAGTACAAACTGAATCAGGCCGGGCCAACCGTCGACGAGTCGGTCGTCGA
The Haloarcula sp. CBA1129 genome window above contains:
- the glpR gene encoding HTH-type transcriptional regulator GlpR — encoded protein: MLPAERKRTIVQLVTERDGCSVSELAAELEFSKATIRRDLRDLESQGRIERSHGGAVPASSAGTERPYGQREVDHYAEKQAIGERAAQEVREGHVVCFDAGSTTMEVARAIPDTDYVAATNMPQLAIEMAERDVDAKLTGGSLRPRTRALVGPMAERAIGRMNFDLLFLGTNALDSAAGLSTPNEDEAAVKELMVERARRVVLVADASKFGDRSFVTFADLDQVDLLVSDASPSGALATALADADVDIEEVST